A DNA window from Desulfatibacillum aliphaticivorans DSM 15576 contains the following coding sequences:
- the hflK gene encoding FtsH protease activity modulator HflK has protein sequence MAWDWEKLKEQQNKRKPQPPPPPGQGGGGGGPEPPNWEEILDKFKGTKLPDMWWLIVILAVIVGVAASSMYTVGTNEEAVVQRFGEHVRTTGPGLNFKFPFNIETVRLVPVDRRETAKFGIDETPDRDSSRFQGRESDTASVSLMLTGDLNVALVPWSVQYRIKDSYNYCFKVANPESTLEDLSEATMRLVVGDSSVDEVLTERSTIAQEFKTLLQKELDEAETGLEVTAVNLEKTMVPLPVQPSYNEENRADQEREKIILQAREEYNKAIPAARGEAERIIRSAEGYELDRVNSAEGDANRFLSLYEEYKKAPEVTRRRLYLEAIGEVLPGMGDKYIVDSDQKNLLPFLNLSDQKEAIK, from the coding sequence ATGGCTTGGGACTGGGAAAAACTGAAAGAACAGCAAAACAAGCGCAAACCGCAACCGCCCCCGCCTCCCGGACAGGGCGGCGGAGGCGGTGGACCGGAGCCTCCCAACTGGGAGGAGATCCTGGACAAATTCAAAGGGACCAAACTGCCGGACATGTGGTGGCTGATCGTCATTCTGGCGGTTATCGTGGGCGTGGCCGCCAGCAGCATGTATACGGTTGGGACCAATGAAGAGGCCGTGGTTCAGCGCTTTGGCGAACATGTGAGAACCACAGGCCCCGGCCTGAACTTCAAATTTCCCTTCAACATTGAAACCGTCAGGCTTGTTCCCGTGGACCGGCGCGAGACCGCCAAGTTCGGAATTGACGAGACGCCGGATAGAGACAGCTCCCGCTTTCAAGGACGGGAATCGGACACGGCCAGCGTGTCGTTAATGCTGACCGGCGATCTGAACGTGGCCCTGGTCCCCTGGAGCGTCCAGTACAGGATCAAGGACTCGTACAATTATTGCTTTAAGGTCGCCAATCCGGAAAGCACCCTGGAGGACCTGTCCGAAGCCACCATGCGCCTTGTGGTGGGGGACAGCAGCGTGGATGAAGTTTTGACGGAGCGCAGCACGATAGCACAGGAATTCAAAACCTTGCTGCAAAAGGAACTGGATGAAGCGGAAACCGGCCTGGAAGTGACTGCGGTCAACCTGGAAAAAACCATGGTGCCCTTGCCGGTCCAGCCTTCTTACAATGAAGAAAACCGGGCCGACCAGGAAAGGGAAAAAATCATCCTGCAGGCCAGGGAGGAATACAACAAAGCCATTCCCGCCGCCAGGGGCGAGGCCGAACGGATCATACGGTCTGCGGAAGGCTATGAACTGGATCGGGTCAACAGTGCAGAGGGCGATGCCAACCGCTTTTTAAGCCTTTATGAAGAATACAAGAAGGCCCCGGAGGTGACGCGCAGACGTTTGTACCTGGAGGCTATCGGGGAAGTCCTGCCCGGCATGGGGGACAAGTATATCGTGGATTCGGACCAGAAAAACCTGCTTCCTTTCCTGAACCTTTCCGATCAAAAGGAGGCGATAAAATAA
- the hflC gene encoding protease modulator HflC: MKQVIVVILIIAAVVVYSCAYTVDETEQVIITWFGRPVGDTITDPGIHFKLPWPLHQAVHFPKNLQEWDGDADKINTDDKKLLWVDTFARWKIIDPLKFYKLTNVQGLSDKARIDKAKIKISEIINAKVRDEITNNSLIETVRMTNRKIMVASQTAADQEKAAYKESAETGDDAISVVFEDARSLGEVKLGRSEVMRRVKDQVNVDLADFGIEVLDVKIKRVNYTKDVRDEAYQRMIAERKQKAEKIRSEGRGSANRIKGDMEKELQRINSEAYKTAQEIKGRADAKATAIYAKAYGEDPEFYSFMKTLDTYKVTLKKDSSIVLSTDSEFLKYFKGSGE; this comes from the coding sequence ATGAAACAAGTCATTGTCGTTATACTCATAATCGCCGCCGTGGTCGTTTATAGCTGCGCCTATACCGTAGATGAAACCGAGCAGGTGATTATCACCTGGTTCGGGCGTCCCGTTGGCGACACCATTACGGATCCGGGAATTCACTTCAAACTGCCCTGGCCTTTGCACCAAGCCGTGCATTTCCCCAAAAACCTGCAGGAATGGGACGGGGATGCGGACAAAATCAACACGGACGACAAAAAGCTCCTTTGGGTGGATACTTTCGCCCGCTGGAAGATCATCGATCCTCTGAAATTCTACAAGTTGACCAACGTGCAGGGTTTGAGCGACAAAGCCAGGATCGATAAGGCCAAAATAAAAATTTCGGAAATCATCAACGCCAAGGTTAGGGATGAAATAACCAATAATTCCTTGATCGAAACCGTGCGCATGACCAATCGGAAAATTATGGTGGCCAGCCAAACCGCCGCGGATCAGGAAAAGGCGGCGTACAAGGAAAGCGCCGAAACCGGCGACGACGCGATTTCCGTAGTTTTTGAAGACGCCCGGTCTCTGGGCGAGGTGAAGCTGGGCCGGTCGGAAGTCATGCGCCGCGTCAAGGATCAAGTCAATGTGGATCTGGCGGATTTCGGCATTGAAGTGTTGGACGTCAAAATCAAGCGGGTCAATTACACCAAGGACGTGCGTGATGAAGCCTATCAACGGATGATCGCCGAACGTAAGCAAAAGGCGGAAAAAATCCGGTCCGAGGGCCGGGGCAGCGCAAACCGCATCAAGGGCGACATGGAAAAGGAGCTGCAGCGCATCAATTCCGAGGCTTACAAGACGGCTCAGGAAATCAAGGGCCGGGCCGACGCGAAAGCCACGGCCATTTACGCCAAGGCCTACGGCGAGGATCCGGAATTTTATTCCTTTATGAAAACCCTGGATACCTATAAAGTAACCTTGAAGAAGGACAGCAGCATCGTGCTATCCACGGATTCGGAATTCCTCAAGTACTTTAAAGGATCCGGGGAATAG
- a CDS encoding universal stress protein encodes MFKKILCPIDLSDVSPKMAPFIIEMATKHEAEVHLLFVVRVLEHFTALYVPDLSISKLEQEMIAGAEKRLEEFTAENFSSLPTVKASVVLGDASEEIVNYVNKEKMDLVIVGTHGRKGLEKVFFGSVAEKVVKTCPVPVLSINPYREREA; translated from the coding sequence ATGTTCAAGAAAATCCTGTGTCCTATTGACTTGTCCGACGTGTCCCCGAAAATGGCCCCGTTTATTATTGAAATGGCCACGAAGCACGAGGCGGAAGTCCACCTGCTTTTCGTGGTTCGCGTTTTGGAGCATTTTACGGCCTTGTACGTGCCGGATCTTTCCATCAGCAAGCTGGAGCAGGAAATGATCGCCGGCGCCGAAAAGCGTTTGGAGGAGTTCACCGCCGAGAATTTTTCCTCGCTGCCCACGGTAAAGGCCTCCGTGGTCCTGGGCGACGCCTCCGAAGAAATCGTGAACTACGTGAATAAGGAAAAAATGGACCTGGTGATCGTGGGAACCCACGGCCGCAAGGGACTGGAAAAAGTCTTTTTCGGCAGTGTGGCTGAAAAAGTCGTCAAGACCTGCCCTGTGCCGGTGCTGAGCATCAACCCGTACAGGGAGCGCGAAGCATAA